A stretch of Clostridiales bacterium DNA encodes these proteins:
- a CDS encoding VOC family protein — protein sequence MIKITPNFHFNGKCEQAIRLYEQAFDVKVECLLRYSDARPEDYNKKLTKEQSDYVYHAELYIGDQRIMMADVMDIDLKPSRALSLTVTMETKNDVIKAFEALKDGSEIIYPIHSTTYSSCTCSLVDKFGFRWIIMTEQTER from the coding sequence ATGATTAAAATTACGCCTAACTTCCACTTCAACGGAAAATGCGAACAAGCCATTCGCTTATATGAACAAGCATTCGACGTCAAGGTGGAATGTTTACTCCGTTATAGCGACGCTCGACCGGAAGACTATAATAAGAAATTGACGAAAGAGCAAAGTGATTATGTTTATCACGCGGAGCTTTATATCGGCGATCAAAGAATTATGATGGCTGATGTTATGGATATCGATCTTAAACCGAGTCGTGCGCTTTCGCTTACCGTTACAATGGAGACAAAGAACGACGTTATAAAAGCCTTTGAAGCTTTGAAAGACGGCAGCGAAATAATATATCCCATTCATAGTACAACATATAGTTCTTGTACTTGCAGTCTTGTAGATAAATTCGGATTTCGTTGGATCATTATGACCGAACAGACGGAACGATAG
- a CDS encoding glycosyltransferase family 2 protein has protein sequence MVVYSVLIAYGVIVLIAALLYIPKYAQICGTLKRPSRKVATAKRKISLVIPARNESKAIVDLFDSILTQDYDKDYFDINVIVKDENDPTIEMAKKINANYFVVPEQKCKGDALDGYFKSLSPEQMKSYDAFVIIDADAVLTPNYVTELNNALEYDRQIFVTRKYIKNYLHGKKCRSLTCNCAALVYPVLDEVGNMYRARKKIPLNYCGQGLMLRREVIEQLDGWPYRSLTEDYELKMDSLLRDFTSLYYPYAIIYTEEVVKHRDSYERRLRWVTGYSQCDKRYMKDVKAKIKNEKGSAALKFDFLHYKFPVFLFLMITVLTVLTGVGLAVFYALLDSEQLWHNALIYLVGLPSVLLYLVLFVYGLILMLSYLDALTALSGWEKFLTLLVMPFFLLEFVPLYVQSRFRAKKPQKDWRQSNRIDYSKLDGKK, from the coding sequence TTGGTTGTATATTCGGTTTTGATTGCATACGGCGTTATCGTGTTGATAGCCGCATTGCTATATATACCTAAATATGCACAGATTTGCGGAACGCTTAAACGTCCGTCGCGAAAGGTCGCGACTGCTAAGCGTAAGATTTCGCTTGTCATTCCGGCGCGGAACGAAAGTAAAGCCATAGTCGATTTGTTTGATTCGATTTTAACTCAGGACTACGACAAAGATTATTTCGATATTAACGTTATAGTAAAAGACGAGAACGATCCCACGATCGAGATGGCCAAAAAAATCAACGCCAACTATTTTGTCGTTCCCGAGCAAAAGTGCAAGGGCGACGCGCTCGACGGGTATTTCAAGAGTCTTTCGCCCGAGCAGATGAAAAGCTACGATGCGTTCGTGATCATCGACGCGGACGCGGTGCTTACGCCGAACTACGTAACCGAGCTTAACAACGCGCTCGAATACGACAGGCAGATTTTTGTCACGCGCAAGTACATAAAGAACTATCTCCACGGCAAGAAGTGCCGCAGCTTGACTTGCAATTGTGCGGCGCTTGTTTATCCCGTTCTCGACGAGGTAGGGAATATGTACCGCGCGCGGAAAAAAATTCCGCTCAACTACTGCGGACAAGGTCTCATGCTCAGGCGCGAGGTGATCGAACAGCTCGACGGCTGGCCGTACCGCAGTCTTACAGAGGACTACGAGCTTAAAATGGACAGCTTGCTCCGCGACTTTACTTCCTTGTATTATCCGTATGCTATTATTTACACGGAAGAAGTCGTCAAGCACAGGGACAGCTACGAACGCCGACTCAGGTGGGTCACCGGCTACTCGCAGTGCGACAAGCGTTACATGAAAGACGTAAAAGCCAAGATCAAAAACGAGAAGGGCAGCGCGGCGCTCAAATTCGATTTTTTGCATTACAAATTCCCCGTGTTCCTATTCCTTATGATAACGGTACTGACCGTGCTTACGGGAGTAGGGCTTGCCGTGTTCTACGCATTGCTGGATAGCGAGCAGCTTTGGCACAACGCGCTTATATACCTTGTGGGGCTGCCGTCGGTGCTTTTATATTTGGTTTTGTTCGTTTACGGGCTGATTCTCATGCTCAGCTACCTCGACGCATTGACGGCGCTCTCGGGCTGGGAGAAATTCCTAACCTTGCTCGTAATGCCGTTCTTCCTACTTGAATTCGTGCCGCTGTACGTACAGAGCCGATTCCGCGCGAAGAAGCCGCAAAAGGATTGGCGGCAGTCAAACCGCATAGATTATTCCAAGCTGGACGGAAAGAAGTAA
- a CDS encoding ligT like phosphoesterase: METYREFLDRINTFEKKEIVFGGERFECSPSVALKVAEDNTFRNFYGDTVVFDLPGVVKEKLAEYVDQLYAAVPPCFCERLVPHTFHATLHDLSNAPTLSSVAEETFRNELKVVEIKDEIRKLAGNGIRFKSKYIFNMVNTSLVLGLYPEGESNYERLMKLYSVFDGVKKLPYPLTPHITLAYYNVNGFDGRAAEGLADAVNKINAELDLSVCVRYLYYQKFTSMNNYIDVIELN, translated from the coding sequence ATGGAAACCTACCGCGAGTTTTTAGACAGGATAAATACGTTCGAGAAGAAAGAGATCGTATTCGGCGGCGAACGCTTCGAATGCAGTCCGTCCGTCGCGCTCAAAGTGGCGGAAGATAATACTTTTAGGAATTTTTACGGCGATACGGTCGTTTTCGATTTGCCGGGCGTCGTTAAGGAAAAGTTAGCCGAATATGTTGATCAATTGTATGCCGCCGTGCCGCCGTGCTTTTGCGAGCGGCTCGTTCCGCATACCTTTCACGCGACCTTGCACGATTTGAGTAACGCCCCTACGCTTTCGTCCGTGGCGGAAGAAACTTTCCGTAACGAGCTTAAAGTAGTCGAGATAAAGGACGAAATACGAAAGCTTGCGGGTAATGGAATACGCTTTAAAAGCAAGTACATATTCAATATGGTGAATACAAGCCTTGTTCTCGGACTGTATCCGGAGGGCGAGTCGAATTACGAAAGGCTTATGAAATTGTACTCGGTTTTCGACGGGGTGAAGAAGCTCCCGTATCCGTTAACGCCGCATATTACGCTTGCGTACTATAACGTAAATGGTTTTGACGGACGCGCGGCGGAGGGCCTGGCGGACGCTGTCAATAAAATAAACGCGGAGCTCGATTTGAGCGTTTGTGTACGGTATTTATATTATCAAAAATTCACCAGCATGAATAATTATATAGATGTAATCGAATTGAACTGA
- a CDS encoding ATP-binding protein, whose amino-acid sequence MMKRMILVTSPPACGKTHISKQLARNLKHVVYLDKDTLIPLSKQIFRVAKKPYDRSSDFFEEQIRDYEYEVILNLGFEALRYDDTVLINAPFTREIRDERYMAELRKKLAGYDARLTVIWVVTTPEVCRERMVRRNSDRDVYKIKHWDEYIKTVDFSIPAHLDDPDIKDDLLLFYNSSEAEYYKSMHDVIAALEADETN is encoded by the coding sequence ATAATGAAACGAATGATTTTAGTAACGTCGCCGCCGGCGTGCGGCAAGACGCACATATCCAAACAGCTCGCTCGCAATCTCAAACACGTGGTCTATCTCGACAAGGACACGCTCATTCCGCTGTCCAAGCAGATTTTTCGTGTCGCAAAAAAGCCGTACGACCGTAGCAGCGACTTCTTTGAGGAGCAGATCCGCGACTACGAGTACGAGGTAATTCTCAATCTCGGCTTCGAAGCGCTCAGGTACGACGACACGGTGCTCATCAACGCGCCGTTCACGCGCGAGATACGCGACGAGCGGTACATGGCGGAACTCCGCAAAAAGCTAGCCGGTTACGACGCGCGGCTTACCGTTATTTGGGTAGTCACGACGCCCGAGGTCTGCCGCGAGCGAATGGTCCGCCGCAACTCCGATCGCGACGTGTACAAGATAAAGCACTGGGACGAGTATATCAAAACGGTCGACTTCTCTATACCCGCACATCTCGACGACCCGGATATCAAGGACGATCTTCTGTTGTTTTATAACTCGTCGGAAGCGGAATACTATAAATCAATGCACGACGTCATCGCCGCGCTCGAAGCGGACGAAACCAATTAA
- a CDS encoding helix-turn-helix transcriptional regulator: protein MVTIEKIKNKVSAAIKNSGMTQSAIAQKIGVCQQAVSHYLKGEKLPALDTLAKLCDLLDLDANDILCIHEYADKY, encoded by the coding sequence ATGGTTACTATCGAAAAGATCAAAAATAAGGTATCTGCGGCTATTAAAAACAGCGGCATGACGCAAAGCGCGATAGCTCAAAAAATCGGTGTATGCCAACAAGCGGTATCTCATTATTTGAAGGGCGAAAAGCTACCCGCGCTTGATACGCTTGCCAAATTGTGTGATTTGCTCGATCTCGATGCAAACGATATACTTTGTATTCATGAATACGCCGATAAATATTGA
- a CDS encoding helix-turn-helix transcriptional regulator, with amino-acid sequence MVTLNEIQKKLASAIRGSGRTQTAIAKELGISQQTVSHYIKGDIYPALDTLANLCNLLDLDANDILCIHEYAEPKKAVTVNNSFNNNSGKIDFKA; translated from the coding sequence ATGGTTACACTCAACGAAATACAAAAGAAACTTGCTTCCGCTATTCGGGGCAGTGGTAGAACGCAAACAGCTATTGCAAAAGAGCTTGGCATAAGTCAACAAACTGTATCACACTACATAAAGGGCGATATTTATCCCGCGCTTGATACTCTTGCAAATCTTTGTAATTTGCTTGATTTAGATGCAAACGATATACTTTGCATTCACGAATACGCCGAACCTAAAAAAGCCGTTACGGTTAATAACAGCTTTAATAATAATTCGGGCAAGATAGATTTTAAGGCTTAA
- the yyaC gene encoding spore protease YyaC, translating into MNSDRNTRPSDRVKVDEPQDFEFDCALMSLGKLPVVLCIGSDRVTGDCLGPLVGQILVERGANAFVYGTLRRPVTALNLKDAVEHIHRAHGERKVLAVDSSVGKASDVGKIRIAFGAIAPGSADGKVLPKVGDVSITATVTDPNKTPLAAVRLGIVYELANDIAERIIRGLQ; encoded by the coding sequence ATGAATTCCGACCGAAACACGCGCCCGAGCGATCGGGTCAAAGTTGACGAGCCGCAGGACTTTGAGTTCGACTGCGCGCTCATGAGCCTTGGCAAACTGCCCGTAGTGCTCTGCATCGGCTCCGACCGAGTGACCGGCGACTGCCTGGGTCCGCTCGTCGGACAGATACTCGTGGAGCGCGGCGCAAACGCGTTCGTGTACGGCACTCTGCGCCGGCCCGTTACCGCGCTCAATCTTAAAGACGCTGTCGAGCATATCCATAGAGCGCACGGCGAGCGGAAGGTGCTCGCAGTCGATTCGTCGGTCGGTAAAGCCTCCGACGTCGGCAAGATACGCATTGCGTTCGGCGCTATCGCACCGGGCAGCGCCGACGGCAAGGTCTTACCCAAAGTAGGCGACGTATCCATAACCGCTACCGTCACCGATCCCAACAAGACCCCGCTCGCAGCGGTGCGGTTGGGTATCGTATACGAGCTCGCAAACGATATCGCCGAGCGCATTATCCGCGGCTTGCAGTGA
- a CDS encoding NAD-dependent epimerase/dehydratase family protein, whose amino-acid sequence MIISITGITGNMGQATLDALHNAPHVDKIKLLSHSPKRTKKLLKKHKKLLNKIEIVEGGVNDEAAVMKLIAEADLVINMAAVIPPRSDKNPKAAIACNEHGVNVLVDCIQKATPQPALVHISTVALYGNRSGGHPFGRVGDPLMPAPLDVYSATKLRGEFTVLESDIQKWAVLRQTAMLHPQMLTDNIHDGLMFHTTFDAPLEWATAHDSGVLIANIAEGFACGTIPESFWLKCYNISGGKVNRSYGIDTFDDGFAVIGGNSKKFFKPGYNAARNFHGVWYLDGDELNDLFHFQSQTTTDYWRKVFNAHPYFKLGKLAPNGLIKKFLFGKLLRDDNAPSYWAKHGDEARIIAAFGSREKYDALQKATWKDFPVPDRKKIAEMTDNETPLFYGFDFFKPNAELTQADLESVAKAHGGELLSAFNGDMYQKLEWRTQDGESFSARPYTVLRAGHWYNPLYKEFVWDFDRLAKKDEIYASLWYDTHEKDEDIRYSLDENFCAYATRINE is encoded by the coding sequence ATGATAATATCGATCACGGGAATAACGGGAAACATGGGGCAAGCTACGCTCGACGCGCTGCACAACGCGCCGCACGTAGATAAGATCAAGCTTTTGAGCCACAGCCCAAAGCGCACAAAAAAGCTACTCAAAAAACATAAAAAGCTACTTAACAAGATAGAGATCGTAGAAGGCGGCGTAAACGACGAAGCCGCGGTCATGAAGCTCATAGCCGAAGCCGATCTCGTAATCAATATGGCGGCAGTCATTCCCCCGCGCTCGGACAAGAACCCGAAAGCGGCTATCGCGTGCAACGAGCACGGCGTGAACGTCCTCGTCGATTGCATACAAAAAGCCACGCCGCAGCCCGCGCTCGTCCATATCTCGACGGTAGCGTTATACGGCAACCGCTCGGGCGGGCACCCGTTCGGCAGGGTCGGCGATCCACTTATGCCCGCCCCACTCGACGTATACTCGGCAACCAAGCTTCGCGGCGAGTTCACGGTACTCGAAAGCGATATACAAAAATGGGCGGTGCTGCGCCAAACGGCAATGCTCCACCCGCAAATGCTGACCGATAACATTCACGACGGACTCATGTTCCACACGACGTTCGACGCGCCCCTCGAATGGGCTACGGCGCACGACAGCGGCGTGCTCATCGCCAATATCGCGGAGGGCTTCGCATGCGGCACTATCCCCGAAAGCTTCTGGCTCAAATGCTACAACATTTCGGGCGGCAAGGTCAACCGCAGCTACGGCATAGACACGTTCGACGACGGGTTCGCGGTTATCGGCGGCAACTCGAAAAAGTTTTTCAAGCCGGGCTACAACGCCGCGCGCAATTTCCACGGCGTTTGGTATCTCGACGGCGACGAGCTCAACGACCTTTTTCACTTCCAGTCGCAAACGACTACCGATTATTGGCGCAAGGTGTTCAACGCTCATCCGTACTTTAAGCTCGGCAAGCTCGCACCGAACGGGCTCATTAAAAAATTCCTATTCGGTAAGCTTCTTCGCGACGACAACGCGCCATCGTACTGGGCGAAGCACGGCGACGAGGCGCGCATAATCGCTGCGTTCGGCAGTCGAGAAAAATACGACGCGCTCCAAAAAGCCACTTGGAAAGACTTCCCCGTTCCCGACCGCAAGAAGATCGCGGAAATGACCGATAACGAAACGCCTCTTTTCTACGGCTTCGACTTTTTCAAGCCGAACGCCGAGCTCACCCAAGCCGATCTCGAAAGCGTGGCGAAGGCGCACGGCGGCGAGCTTCTATCCGCGTTCAACGGCGATATGTACCAAAAGCTCGAATGGCGCACTCAGGACGGCGAAAGCTTTTCGGCGCGCCCGTACACGGTTCTTCGCGCGGGGCATTGGTATAATCCGCTGTACAAGGAGTTCGTTTGGGATTTCGATAGGCTCGCCAAAAAGGACGAGATCTACGCGTCACTGTGGTACGACACGCACGAAAAGGACGAGGATATACGATACTCGCTCGACGAAAACTTCTGCGCGTACGCAACTCGCATAAATGAGTAA
- a CDS encoding DUF3592 domain-containing protein, which produces MSKQEKDCPWIFLAISLALFLGFIGFFVWHTVRMRSYELNYLRMQGTIVDIKVEHSSGGSGWSAKTSYYYIISYEVDGEEYTFTDRSGHEYYSAYSNVGKTTEIYINPQDPTDVEKVSSAPFVSIICACFYAFFSVTFAAGMNILVGNYGTTFLKRLLFVWGAEILLGIIVLLLFWIGLPNSGFGEVFTRINGAIGVTVISGLVLLIALIDGIVTHHLHSKYGDRKYRF; this is translated from the coding sequence ATGAGTAAACAAGAAAAAGATTGCCCTTGGATATTCCTTGCGATCTCGCTCGCGCTCTTTCTTGGTTTTATCGGGTTCTTCGTTTGGCATACCGTGAGAATGCGCAGCTACGAGCTCAATTATTTAAGAATGCAAGGGACTATCGTAGATATCAAGGTAGAGCACTCGTCGGGCGGCAGTGGATGGAGTGCTAAAACTTCGTACTATTATATCATTTCTTACGAGGTCGACGGCGAGGAGTATACGTTCACGGATAGATCGGGACACGAATATTACAGCGCGTACTCCAACGTAGGAAAAACTACCGAAATCTACATAAATCCGCAAGACCCGACCGACGTCGAAAAGGTTAGCTCCGCCCCCTTCGTTTCGATCATTTGCGCTTGCTTCTACGCCTTCTTTTCCGTTACGTTTGCGGCGGGCATGAATATACTGGTGGGCAATTACGGCACGACTTTCTTAAAGCGGCTCCTGTTTGTGTGGGGCGCGGAAATTCTACTCGGCATAATAGTCTTGCTTTTGTTTTGGATAGGACTTCCAAACAGCGGATTCGGCGAGGTGTTTACGCGCATAAACGGCGCAATCGGCGTAACCGTTATATCCGGTTTAGTGCTGCTCATCGCACTGATCGACGGCATAGTTACGCATCACCTACACTCCAAATACGGTGACAGAAAATACCGTTTTTGA
- a CDS encoding formate--tetrahydrofolate ligase — translation MTDIQALNRKAKCEKRGKIHEQRRADKRERERARKALLRHIDNINKYGVPYAEKGRS, via the coding sequence ATGACGGACATACAAGCATTAAACCGCAAAGCAAAATGCGAGAAGCGCGGAAAGATACATGAGCAAAGACGCGCGGACAAACGAGAGCGAGAGCGCGCAAGAAAAGCGTTACTTCGCCATATAGACAACATCAACAAATACGGCGTGCCCTATGCCGAAAAGGGGCGGAGTTAA
- a CDS encoding DUF5131 family protein, with protein sequence MGVWNPWRGCKKCSDGCLHCYIHKGDAKKNINTNEIIKTKDFEKPIEKLKNGSFKLKSGLVYLCFSTDFLIEEADEWRGECWKMIKERQDCTFLFLTKRIDRFMICIPNDWGEGYDNVVVCCTIENQKNADHKLSIFKDLPIKHKCITAQPLLERIDIEKYLDGIELVVVGGESDINARVFNYDWALDIREQCIRKNVNFEFRQCGTYTLKDGKQYKIQTKDLCKQARLVNIDYKSNR encoded by the coding sequence ATGGGCGTGTGGAATCCGTGGAGAGGATGTAAGAAATGCAGTGACGGTTGTTTGCATTGCTATATTCATAAAGGCGATGCAAAAAAAAATATTAATACAAATGAAATTATAAAGACGAAGGACTTTGAAAAGCCGATAGAGAAATTAAAAAACGGCAGTTTTAAATTAAAATCGGGACTCGTGTATTTATGCTTTTCTACCGATTTTCTTATCGAAGAAGCGGACGAGTGGAGAGGCGAGTGCTGGAAGATGATCAAGGAAAGACAGGACTGCACGTTTTTGTTTCTGACCAAAAGAATAGACAGATTTATGATATGTATTCCTAACGACTGGGGCGAGGGATACGATAACGTGGTAGTATGCTGTACTATCGAAAATCAAAAAAATGCCGATCATAAATTATCTATATTTAAAGACTTGCCGATAAAGCATAAGTGCATAACGGCGCAGCCGTTACTGGAAAGAATAGATATCGAAAAATATCTTGACGGTATCGAGTTAGTCGTAGTGGGCGGAGAGTCGGATATAAACGCAAGAGTATTTAATTACGATTGGGCATTGGATATTCGAGAACAATGCATTAGAAAAAACGTTAATTTCGAATTTAGGCAATGCGGAACTTATACGTTGAAAGACGGAAAACAATATAAAATTCAAACAAAAGACTTGTGTAAGCAAGCACGCTTGGTAAATATCGATTATAAAAGCAATCGATAA
- a CDS encoding DUF3737 family protein, producing MKKITGIHYTGERAVFRGRDLDFCECLFDDGESPLKESENIKLTDCTFGWKYPLWYSKDVEAEDCLWQDTARAGVWYTENIVIRNTKVLAPKNFRRCKDIILENIELPNAQETLWACEDVELNNVKVSGNYFGMNCSRVTVDNLDLDGDYGFDGARDIVIRNSSLKTKDAFWNCENVTVINSTIVGEYFGWNSKNITLINCEIESLQGFCYIEGLKLVNCKLGNTTLSFEYCKNIDADIVGTVDSVKNPISGVIVADGIGELILEEDKVDPKKTKIVVREKA from the coding sequence ATGAAAAAAATTACGGGTATACATTATACGGGAGAAAGAGCGGTATTTCGGGGTCGGGATCTCGACTTTTGCGAGTGCTTGTTCGACGACGGCGAGTCGCCGCTCAAAGAGAGTGAGAATATCAAGCTTACTGATTGCACGTTCGGCTGGAAGTATCCGCTGTGGTATTCGAAGGACGTGGAGGCTGAGGACTGTTTGTGGCAGGACACGGCGCGCGCGGGCGTGTGGTATACCGAGAATATCGTTATTAGAAATACCAAAGTTCTCGCACCCAAGAACTTCCGCAGGTGTAAGGATATTATTCTCGAAAATATAGAACTGCCCAACGCGCAGGAAACGCTGTGGGCTTGCGAGGACGTCGAGCTCAATAACGTTAAGGTAAGCGGCAATTACTTCGGCATGAACTGTTCGCGCGTGACAGTCGATAACCTCGACCTTGACGGCGACTACGGGTTCGACGGCGCGCGGGATATAGTGATACGCAATTCGTCGCTCAAAACCAAGGACGCGTTTTGGAATTGCGAGAACGTTACCGTTATAAACTCGACGATAGTCGGGGAATACTTCGGTTGGAACAGCAAGAATATTACCCTTATCAATTGCGAGATAGAGAGCCTGCAAGGCTTTTGCTACATAGAGGGATTGAAGCTTGTCAACTGTAAGCTCGGTAATACTACGCTTTCGTTCGAATACTGTAAGAATATCGACGCCGATATAGTCGGCACGGTCGACAGCGTTAAGAACCCGATAAGCGGCGTTATCGTCGCCGACGGGATAGGCGAGCTCATACTCGAAGAAGATAAAGTCGACCCTAAAAAAACCAAAATAGTTGTTCGGGAAAAAGCATGA
- a CDS encoding 4Fe-4S ferredoxin, with product MNKILIYYFSGTGNTKKIADEYKSALEARECDVTLRALSYCEKPETTDANEFDRIGIGYPIHGFNAPKIILDLCKALPKRDRKKPFKPVFIFKTSGEPVRMSDVSSLKTIKLLNRRGYAVINEYQYVMPYNIIFRHTDEQAYKMWQTAQPLVRADVNEILRETPHLPKKMFMGGFLAWIIRAEHWGAKIIGRGFKANKNCVNCGLCVKNCPAANIKIKKNGKLKFGGQCMICMRCVFKCPKDGINAGLLKGWKVNGDYSFERPAEPSPPSKHDNYCKKAYDKYYADAQARIEKYNEENQA from the coding sequence ATGAACAAAATCCTTATCTATTATTTCTCGGGAACAGGCAATACGAAAAAGATCGCCGACGAGTATAAGTCGGCGTTAGAGGCGCGCGAGTGTGATGTCACTTTGCGCGCGTTGTCGTATTGCGAAAAGCCCGAAACGACCGACGCGAACGAGTTCGACCGCATCGGCATAGGCTACCCTATCCACGGGTTTAACGCGCCCAAGATAATACTCGATTTGTGCAAGGCACTCCCTAAGCGCGACCGGAAGAAACCGTTCAAGCCCGTTTTCATTTTCAAGACCTCGGGCGAACCGGTGCGCATGAGCGACGTTTCCTCGCTCAAAACGATAAAGCTACTTAACCGCCGCGGCTACGCGGTTATCAACGAATACCAGTACGTTATGCCGTACAACATCATATTTCGGCACACGGACGAACAGGCGTACAAAATGTGGCAAACCGCTCAGCCGCTCGTCCGCGCGGACGTCAACGAAATACTGCGCGAAACCCCGCACTTACCAAAAAAGATGTTTATGGGCGGGTTTTTGGCTTGGATAATACGCGCCGAGCATTGGGGCGCGAAGATCATAGGGCGCGGGTTCAAAGCGAACAAGAACTGCGTAAACTGCGGACTGTGCGTTAAGAACTGCCCCGCCGCAAATATAAAAATCAAAAAGAATGGCAAGCTCAAATTCGGCGGACAGTGCATGATATGTATGCGGTGCGTGTTCAAGTGCCCGAAGGACGGAATTAACGCGGGACTTCTCAAAGGCTGGAAGGTCAACGGCGACTACTCGTTCGAACGGCCCGCCGAGCCCTCGCCGCCGTCCAAGCACGATAATTACTGCAAAAAGGCTTACGACAAATATTACGCCGACGCGCAAGCGCGGATAGAAAAATATAACGAAGAAAATCAAGCATGA
- a CDS encoding GNAT family N-acetyltransferase has product MEYTIKQERLTTNEYIDFLKKTDLGSQYPKERFLERIQLLLSKASLSLVARNNCNGIVGVCLGLTDFSYWLFITDLGVVRECAGQGIGKALVKTMHELAGGEKNIAMYTCANDGAIGFYEKIGMTRSSDVMEYNHIEWTSFTVE; this is encoded by the coding sequence ATGGAGTACACAATTAAACAAGAACGGTTGACGACGAATGAATATATCGATTTTTTGAAAAAGACCGATTTGGGTTCACAATATCCAAAAGAGAGATTTCTCGAACGAATACAATTGTTGTTGAGCAAGGCTTCCCTTAGCTTGGTTGCAAGAAACAATTGTAACGGGATAGTCGGGGTTTGCTTAGGGCTTACGGATTTTTCGTACTGGCTGTTTATTACCGATTTAGGTGTTGTTAGAGAGTGCGCAGGACAGGGTATCGGCAAAGCGTTGGTGAAGACTATGCACGAGTTAGCAGGCGGTGAGAAAAATATTGCTATGTATACTTGTGCGAATGACGGCGCAATTGGATTCTATGAAAAAATCGGCATGACGCGTTCGAGCGACGTTATGGAATATAACCATATCGAATGGACAAGTTTCACGGTCGAATAA